Proteins encoded in a region of the Planctomycetota bacterium genome:
- the gpmA gene encoding 2,3-diphosphoglycerate-dependent phosphoglycerate mutase — protein MKRLVLIRHGESVWNKENRFTGWVDVGLSERGLAEAAEAGRILKKEGFVFDLAFTSLLKRAIKTLWVVLEEMDLMWIPVHKDWRLNERHYGALQGLNKAETAAQYGEEQVKIWRRSYDVPPPPLSKDHPHYPGRDPRYAGLQPDEIPLTECLKDTVRRFLPLWHDRIAPEIRQGRRVVIAAHGNSLRALVKYLDGISDRDIVELNIPTGIPLVYELDDTLKPLRHFYLADPARLAQALQAVEKQGKAAPAGPA, from the coding sequence ATGAAGCGCTTGGTGCTCATCCGCCACGGCGAGAGCGTCTGGAACAAGGAAAACCGGTTCACCGGCTGGGTGGACGTCGGCCTGAGCGAACGCGGGCTGGCGGAAGCGGCCGAAGCGGGACGCATCCTGAAGAAGGAAGGCTTCGTCTTCGATCTCGCCTTCACCTCCCTCCTCAAGCGCGCGATCAAAACCCTCTGGGTCGTGCTCGAGGAGATGGACCTCATGTGGATCCCCGTGCACAAGGACTGGCGCCTCAACGAGCGCCACTACGGCGCGCTCCAGGGCCTCAACAAGGCGGAAACCGCGGCCCAGTACGGGGAGGAGCAGGTCAAGATCTGGCGCCGCAGCTACGACGTGCCGCCCCCGCCCCTCTCCAAGGACCATCCCCACTACCCCGGCCGCGACCCCCGCTACGCGGGACTCCAACCCGACGAAATCCCCCTGACCGAATGCCTCAAGGACACCGTCCGACGGTTCCTCCCGCTCTGGCACGACCGGATCGCCCCCGAGATCCGGCAGGGACGGCGCGTCGTGATCGCCGCCCACGGCAATTCCCTGCGCGCCCTGGTCAAGTACCTCGACGGAATCTCGGACCGTGACATCGTCGAGCTCAATATCCCCACGGGCATCCCGCTCGTCTACGAGCTCGACGACACGCTCAAGCCCCTGCGCCACTTCTACCTGGCGGACCCCGCGCGTCTGGCGCAGGCGCTCCAGGCGGTCGAAAAGCAGGGAAAGGCCGCCCCGGCCGGCCCCGCGTGA